In Helicobacter pylori Shi112, the genomic window TGGGAGCAGTGATTAAGCTTATCTTTTTTTATAAATTAGAAAGCTCGGTTTTAAATCTAAGGCATTTTAATTTTAAAAAATACTACCAAGATAACAAAAACACTTTGCTTGTTAATGACAGAAAACAAAGTCTTTATGATTATATTAAGGTTCATATTGCCCTAAGTTTACTATGAACAATTAGAAATCGTGCGTATCATTGGGAAAACCTACTAAAAATCAAGCCAAACAACCGCCCACGCATTACGACTTATTTTAATGGTTTAAGAGATGATAATAAACCTAAAAAACCCATGAATATAAGCGTTGAGTCCAGTAAAATCACTCTATTTTTAGATGATTTAATCAAAAGCATTGGGAATAAAGATTTAGAAGAGTTGAGTAACTTATAAAGAAGTGGGCTAACCGAAGCCCATTGAATGTAGGTGTATTATAGTCAAACAATCACTATAAGTCAAACCAAAACCAACACAAAATTTGCTAAACTAGAACAAATCAAACAAAGAAAACCTATGAATTACAAAGAACTGCTAGAATTTGATGATTACGCTATGGATCTGACCATTAGAATGGCGCATCATAGCACCGCTATTGAAAACAACCCTTTAAGTCTTGCTGAAACCATAAGTATTTTAACCGCTGAATACATTCCTAGAGAAATGCCCCAAAGGGCATTCTTTGAAGTGAAAAACTATCAAAATATGCTCCCCTTTTTATTAGAAAATTTGAAGAAAGAACAAAAGATTGATAGCTTTTTTGTGAGAGAATTGCATGGAATTTTAATGAATTTTTTACTCCCTAACAAGGGAACTTTCAAAACCACTGATAACATGATTTTAGGGGCTAGTTTTGAAACGACCCCATCATTTCAAGTGCCTATGGCTATGAAAGAGTGGTGCGACAATCTCCATTATAAAATGAATACCTTACAAGGTGAAGAAGAAAAACTAAAAGCTATTTTAGAACAGCATATTCTATTTGAAAGAATACACCCTTTTAGCGATGGCAATGGCAGAGTGGGTAGAGCGCTAATCCTTTATAGCGTTTTAGAGCAAAATTTAGTGCCTTTTGTGATTACCAAAGATCGAAAAGAAGCTTACATCAAAGCGTTGGACACGCACAATATAGAGAGCTTGTATCAACTCGCTAAAATATTCCAAGAATTTGAACTCACTCGCATACAAGGGCAAATGGTGTTGAATAAGAATAAGCAAGAAAATGACAACACCGATGATTTAGGTAATAATGACTACTTAGAAAATACTAACGAATACACCGTTACACCTAAGCATAGGCGATAAATAATATCATTAAGTAAGTATTTGATAGTGTTTAGTTATTTGTATTGTTTATTAAGTATTTTCTTAATGAATAACAACAAGCAATAATTACATTATTTTTAAAGTGTTTTATAGCTTAAGCTAATTCTATAAAATCTCAATGATTTTAACAAATATTATAAAACTAATTGTTTTTAATGCAATAAAACATTAAATAGTTGAGTAAAAACTATCTAATGTTATACTATTTATTCTAATTAGACTATTTAGAGTAACTACATTAAACCAACTAATCAATTTTAACCCCCTTACTTCTTATTATCTATCAAACTATCAAATACAAGAGCTACTTTCTTGTTATGCTCTTGTGTGGTATGGATATAAATCTTAGTAGAGAGTAATGAGCTATGCCCTAAAGCTCTTGAAGTTAAAACTAAGTCTTGGGTCTCTTGATAGATAAGCGTAGCAAAACTATGCCTAAATAGATGTAAGCCTGTGCCATATTGTTTGTAATGTTTGATTTGGGCTAATTTAAAGATTAAGGGGATAAAATTATAAAGAGTTAAAGAATTTTGTGATTTTTGCTTATCCTTTTTAAAGAGATATGCTCCATTGAAATATTTTAATCTGTAATCATCACTAAGCCAAGCATTCAAGCTTGGTTCTAACAAACTCTTTTTGATATAAGCTTTTCTTTCTTTCCTACCTTTACCTTGAATTAAAATAGAGTAGTTTTGTTCTTCTACTTGAATGTGTTTTAACTCTATGTTTAACACTTCGCATTTTCTAAGCCCTCCCAGTATTACAATGAGTAAAACACACTTATTGCGCTTTTCAAAGCTAGTGGTTGGCTTATATTCTAAAAGTGTTTTTAAAAAACTCTTTAAATCCTTGTAGTTTAAATGTCTGGGTAAGCTTTCTTTGGTCTTAGCAAAGGCTAGGTTTTTAAGAGCAAAGTCAAAGTTATAATGCTTTTTTCTATCCAAGTAATCAAAGAATTGCCTTAAATACATCACATACTTGGCCATAGAGCTTGGTTTTCTATTTTGAGCGAGTTCAAAAAGAAAGTTAATGACTTGCTCTTCACTAAGCATTCTAAAACTTCTTAGTTTCAGATTGTCTCTAAAGTATTCAAAGAATAAAAACAAGCCTTGCATCATTATGGTGTGTTTGATACCTTGATTATAAAGAATATGACAGAGTTGTCTTAATTGCTCAACATTATTGCATTTTAAAACTTTGTTTTGCGTATTTAATATCAAAGCCATATCATTCACATCTTGAATAGGTGTGAAATTTTTAACCTTAGTGTATAAAAAGACTTTGAGATTATCAAAAAGTTCTCTTTGAGATTTGGTGAGTTTGTTATTTAGCATGTTGCTCCCTTATTTAAAATTCAAAAATAAATCTTAAAGAATGAGAGTTTTATGTCTTTTAATTTGCTTGGTTTTAAAAGCGGTATTTTTAACAATTCCGCATTTGAAAATTAGCTTTAAGCACTTTTTAAGATTAGGAAGTGCGTGCTTATGGGTATTAGAGATAAAATCGGAACTTAAGTTCCGCATAGTTATAAAGATATTAAGGGAAAGAAAGGTTTACCTTTCTTTCCTTACCTATTCAGTGAACATGTTATAAGTAATATCATGTCATGAGTGTTTTTCTTTTTTTTAAAAAATATTAAATCATGTAATGTGTTTTTGCTAAAAAAAGAAAAAACTTTTTAATTTAAAGAGGATAAACTAATTGGAGTTCCCATAGGATAGTGTAATGCTTAGTTAAGGGTAGGGTTTTAGTTTAAGATTGATAAGGTAAGAACAAAAATCAAAAAGAAAAGAAAACTAAGAATTACTTATCAATGAAATATTTGTTGTGGGGGGAATGATTAGGATTAGGTTGTATTGTTAAGTTGTAAGGGTTTATTGGTTTATTGTTTAGTGTTCTAGGATTAGAAAGAGTTAAGTTTAAAATTATTGAAGGTTAGGTTTGTTTCTAGCTCTTAGCATTAAAAGATTTGAGTTTGAGTGATAGCTAGGTTCAAGGGATAGATTAAGAGCTTGTTTTATGATAATGTTTGAGAAAACTTTAAGGTTAAGAAATTTCAGCGCGCCGCTTAAGAAAAAAATAAGCTAATAAAAGCGTTTTAAGGCGTTTTTGATTGTGAGTTAATGGTTTGTCTTGTCTTATGGCTTTATTTTGATTGTGGGGCATTTTATAGTAATCTATTTGAGTGTTTGTTAGAGTTAGCTATTTTACAAAAAGAACAAGCAAAGAAACCCACTTAATCAAGGGGCATACTATCTTTTTAAGGGCATTAAATTAAATTACTTCAGAGTATTACCTATTACGCCCTTTAGAATTTGTATTGCTATCATTTTCTTTCAATCCAGCATGAGCTTTGGGGTCATAATCAAGCTCATTAGGGTGTAAGGTTTTCTTTAGCTCTTTAGCTAATTGTTTAGCTTTTTCTTTTTCTACCATAGCTTGATAATGGGCTTTAGCTTTAGCTTGTATTTGTTTGCCATATTCAATCCAAGGCTCATCGTTGTTAGGTTCTTTGGTAATAGCTTGAATTTGTTTTTGCTCTAGATTAGTGTCTTTGGCGTGTTCTAGGACTTTTTCAAGGTTTAGGTTGTCATAGTGGGTTAAGAACCGATTAGCCCCTATGATTTCATTACAGATATAGACAATATCCTTAGAAAGTTTAGAAAATTGCTTAGTTTGTTTGAGAAAGTCTTGTTTTTCTTTTAAGAGTAATGAAAAAGTCTCTTTATAGCTTTCTAGGGCTTTGAAATAGCTCTCTTTGGCTCTTTCAAACTCTTCTTCTTTTTGCTTTAAATCTTGTTCTAAAAAGAGTAGTCTTTCTTTGGCGAGTAAGAGCATAGTCTTTTGATAGTCTTGTAATTGCTTACCCACTAACTCACAAGTATTGTCATTAAGCTTATAGGTAGGGTCATCTTGTTTAGATTTAAAACTTTCTAGCATAAATTGATATTTTCTAGCACTAAAATAAGCGTTTTTAAAGGTTTTGAGAGTGGGGCGCTTGTCCTTAGGAAGTTCTAAGGCTTTGGCTAAAAAAATAGGATTAGTTAAATTATTGTATTGTGTGTTGTTTTTAGTTCTCACTTCATTTCTTAATTGAGCTAATAGTAGGTGTGAGTTTTTATCCAAAGGGCGTTTGTCTAGGCGTTCTAGCTTACTTAGTAGCATTTCTTTTTTCTTTAACACAGAAAAGCCCTTAGTCTCTCTTTCAAAGTTTTTGTCTAAATCATTGAGAATATGAAAATTCTTAAAGGTGCAATGTTTTTGTTTTTTATCTAATTCTTTTTGATAAAAGCCTAAGAGTTCGTATAGCTCGTGTTTACCCGTGTTTTTTAAGTGTTCGCTCACTGGCTTTCTTTTGTCTATTCTGTCAATATCTAGGCTTTCTTTTTCATCATCGCTTGTGTCTTTGTGGTTAAAAAGAGCGATTTTAAATGCAGAAATCTTTTGTTTTAAAGGAGCGCTTTGGTTGTTTTGAATGTCTAAGGCTTTTGCTTTGTTTTTGTCTTTGAGAGTTTGTAGGTATTCTTTTTGTAAAGCCTTGTTTAAATCCTACTCATCTTGTGGGGTTTTAATTTGTTCTAAGGCTTTTTCTTCTTTTTCCAAGTCTTGTAATTGCTGTTTGATATTGTCTAATTCTTTGAGCTTAGGCTCATTGACATACAGGTATTCTTCGCTTAATAAATGGTTATTCAGTCGGTAAACAAACTCATTTCTTAATTCGTTAAAAAATTCTTTGCAATCCTCACGCCCTTTAAAACGCAGTCTTCTTCGTGTTAGTTGATTAGTCTTGTTGATGAAACAATGGATATGGGCGTGGTCTTGGTGTGTATGGGGGACTAGAGCAAATTTATATTCAGGTAACCTTACTTTTAAACTTTCCCAAGTGGAATATAAAAGCCCTTGCATTATCTCCTCATCTGGCTTGTCTTTGATAGAAAAAACTAAGTGCATAGCTTCGTTGTAGTCGTTAGTCAAATCAAAGTCATTGAGCCAAGTCTCTAAGATGAATTGCTTGTCGCACTCCATAAACATTTCATTATAGGCTGTTTCGCTGTTTTCTAAAGCATAGCTTAGGGCATTTTCTAAATGGGAGCGTTTCATTTGCCCTATGTTTTTAATCAGCACAGGACTAGTGCTCTTTGTGCCAACTAAATTAGATTTAATAGACTTTTGACTAGAACTAAATTGATTGAATTTAACGAGCAATCTTTTATCCACTTTATCGCTATCGCTGGGTCTAGGCTTTCGCATATGCTCTAAAATATCATCTAAAAAAGATAAATCCATAGGGCGATTATCCAGCTTAGTATCTTTTATAGCTCCATCTAGCATACGAACCCTTCAAGACTTAATAACAAAGTTAAAATTTTATCTAATTCGCACGCTTTCAAATTGACTTCATTTCCCTTACTAAGAAGAGCGTTAAAAACGCCCAAATTTTAAACAAGCTAAATGCTTATCTTGTAGCATAGCACAAAGAATTAAAAAGACCTAAATCAAAAATAGGTGCAGGATAACACCATGTGTATGTACACATTAGGTTAAAACTTCGTATTCAAGGGGCTTGGAGCTAGATTTTTAAAAAATAAGGATTTTTGCTAACTTTTTTCAAAAAGTTTTAAAGAGAGTGCTTTGATAGATGAGATATTTTTTAATCTAGTCAAGGGATAAAAATTTCATTCAAAAACTTACTTCCCTTACTACAAAATTTAAGAGCAAGAACTTGTTAGTAATGCTATAAAAACTTAGAGACTTTTATTGAAAGAACTTGTAGCCAAATATTAAGAACTAAATAGCTAAATGATAAGAACTTAGTTGCTAACAAAAAAGAACTTACAGCCCACTGATACGAACTTGTAAGCAAAAATTAGAGAACTAGGGTAGCTACACGATAAGAACTAAGAGCCACAAGTTAGAACTTAATAGCTCACACCCATAAAGAAACTCAGGGAAATAGATTAAGAACTTGTTTGCTCTAATGGTATGAACTAGGTTGCCTACACGATTAAAAACTAGAATGACACCACATTAGAACTTACTAGAAACTCGCTTGATAACTTACAGCTAGAACCAAAGAACTTTCAGTTCATTTCATAAGAACTTGTAGCTAATGCTAAAGGAATGAAATTATTCTTTAAGCTTTTGTTTAAAAAGTTTGTGTTATATTTCCAAATGATTTTTAATTGAATTTAACTTGAAACTTAGAGAACGCTTAAAACTTACATTCTTATTCAAAAAACAGCCCCTATACAAGTGCATGCGAGTAGGACTTAATGATAAGTGGGATAATCAAAAACTAGAGAATAAGTGGGTAATAAGCAGTTATGAAATTTATAATAGTGAGGGTGAGCCACCGAGCCTCCTTATGGCTCAATTACAAGGAGTAGGTTTGGGAACCCCTAAACTCACTGAACCTAATCTTACCACAAATGCACTAAAAAATCAAGAGTCCTATAAAATGGTTTTTATGCCTTAAAAGAAATGATTTAAAATAAATAGGGATAATTAAAGCTTTTTTTAAAAAGCTATCCTTTGATTAAATCAAGCTCCTTTGCTGATTGATCTTTAAAAATGCCCCTTGAAGCGTTTTTAGATTTTTACCCCATAATGAGCTTGTGCAAAGTCGCTAAAATGCTTAAAGCATAAATGAGGAGCAACAGGATTTTATGCACCTTTTCATTAGCCAAAGCAATAAGCTTAATGCCAATGCCCACGCCTAAAAACGCTCCAATACCGGTAATCACCCCCGCTTGAACGCTTATATTATCAAGAACCCTCCCGTTATAAAGAGAAATGACCCCGGATAAAGAAGCGAACACCACAAAAAACAGCCCCAAAGGCACGATTTTTTTAGAATCGTATTTCAAAAAATAGCCCAAAAACGGCACCATTAAAATCCCCCCACCCATGCCTAGCGGGATAGAAAAAATGCCGGTAACAAAACCGGCGAGCATCAAAACCCCATGCGTTCTGTCCATAGACACAAAAGGGATCGGGCGCTTTTTGTCTGGCGTTTTGTTATTCGCATGCAAATCAAAATGCATTTCTTCAAAATGTTCTGGTTTCTTGTTGTTAGAAAAAGCGTATTTGATAAAGGTGTAGCACACCACCACCACAAACACCGCCATTAAAATCTTATCGTCAATGATTTTTAGAATAAAGCTCCCTAAAATCGCCCCCATTAGCCCTCCAAACGCAGCAAATGAGCCTTCTTTCAAATCCAATAAGCCCTTTTTGTAATTGATGATAGAGCCGACCACTGAAGAAAAAAGCATTTGCATGAGCGAAATACCCACCGCATGGCTATAGCTAAAATGCGCAAAAATCGCGCTAGGGACGACAATCTCCCCCCCACCAATACCAAAAAACCCGGCGGTAATACCGGTGAATAGCCCCACAAGAGCCAAAATAAACGCTGTTGATTCTTCCATGAAAAACTCCCTAAATTCTAAATTATTACTTTATCAAAAAAGAGTGATAATCTTTAAAAAATTTTTCTTTAATGATTACAAAAACAGGGTTTTGATTAGTTTTATAGCTTGAGAGCGATTGCAAGAGATAAGCCCTCTTTATAAAGCACTTAATTTTAAAAATGCCTTCAAGCGTTTTAAACAAGCCCCTTTTTTTAAAGAGGGTTTTAATAAGCAAACACATAATTCAAATACACGCTATAGAGCCTTCTGTATTTGAGTTCAGCGCCCATGAAAGAATAATAATCCGTGTTAATGGTAGGGATTTTCACGCCTAATTCCACGCCATGCTGTGCGGCATGATCGCTGTCTTTTTTCTTAGACCTGGCGAGATTCATTCTCAAGCCTAAATTGAATAAAAATTGGAAATTCGCCACATTCATCTTAGCGCTATAGATATTACCCACCACATTCAAATTCACAAATTCAGAATTAAGCCACGAAGTCCCGGCTAATGCAAAGCCACCAAAAAGCCCCACGGAGAGCTTGTTATTCTTGCCTAAAAAGTTGGTGTTTTTATCGTTAATGAAGTTATAAAGCGCATCCATTCCCACCCCATAGGTCCAAACATCAGAAGCGGAGTTGAAAAAGCTGGATTTGATGAACGCATGGTTATAGTCAAAAAAGCCGTAATACCTTAACCCCCAATTCCTTTTTTTACCAAAGAATTGTTTGTAGCCCATTTGCACGCCGATCCCGTTCATCGCACCGTTATTGGTTTGAGAACTAATCATGCCAAAGCGCCTGAAAGGGTTTTTGCCTAATTCTTGCGTGGTGGCTTGGAGCTGGTTGTATTTGTTTGAATCCAAAGAATAAGTGAGCAAACCTTCTGGGGAATTAGGGTTTTGAGTGGAATGCGTCATGTTTTGAAGAGATTTAGCGTTAGGCAAGCTAGAGATAGCGCTATTGATCGCTTTTTGGTCGTTGTTTAAAGTGTTAAGGGCTCCTTTAAAATCCAAAATGGTTTGAGCCAAAGCTTTCTCTTGATTGACCTGGTTGCCGTAATAAGTGGCGTGTTGCTCTAAAGAATTGAGGGTTTCTTTCACAAACGCGCAACCTGAACCATAAGTTTTGTCGTTAATCACACCAGCTGATCCTGCCAAACATTCTTCTAGATCTTGTTGGATAGGCCCTTGAATGCTGTGGAAATTGTTCGCTACTTGTTGGGCTAAGCTTAAAATTTCTGCTTGAGCGTTCGCTCTATTGAGCATTTCTTGAGCAAACCCTTTGTCTTTAGAAGTGTAGGGGTTGAAATTTTCTGGTTGCGTGATTTGGGTGTTTTCATTAGCGTTAAGCTGTTTGGTTTTTTCTAAAACGGCTTGAGCGTTTTTAATCATCTCGTTAATCGCATTAAAACTCTCGCCAAAAATATCCATCACACTCCCAGTCTTACCGTGAAACCCCCATGCCCCACCGCCACCATTCACATGCGGGTTTTGAGTGGTAAGGACTTGCATGATAGTAGCGGCTTGTTGCAAAAGGTTTTCAGCGTCATTGACACTGTTAAACTTTAGCTGGATTGGGATTGCAAACCCGCCTGAATAATAATTGCCATCTCCATCGGGGTAAGTGTTTTCTGTGGTAGGGTTTCTTGTGAAAGTTTGGTTGATATTGACTACCATTTTTTTGGAGCCGTTCAAGGCAGGCATCCCACCTCCTTGACTTTGGTTTAAAGCGGTTTGGATAGTTTGATAAGCGGTATTGAGAGTCTGGTATTCACTGCTAGATAGGATACCATTTGGCCCTACATTGCTAGCTCCATTGCAAGTGGTGGTGGTCGTTCCGCTATTAGTGCTGTAGCTGTAGTTTGGCGTGTTACTAAACGATCGAACGCCCCCATTTTCTAAATGTTCTGGGCCAAGATTGGGGCCAGGACCACAGCTGATACCAAAGGCTATGACTTGCCACATGCCCACGGCGGCATTGAGCGCTAAAGCCACGGCTTGATAGGCTGGGGAAGTGGTGGTAGCGCTAGTGAGGTTGATCGCGCTTGAGCTTAAATTGTCAATCGCGCTTGTGATCGCGCTGGGCGTGCTGGCTAAATTGACTAAGGAATTTAAGTAATTGTATTGGTTTAAAAGGTTGCTTAAGTTATCGTATTTGTCCGCAAGGTTTTGCAACGCTCCTGTGTTTTTCACCATTTGAGCCGCTTCACCGATTTGATAGCCCACACTCATATAAAATCCGTCATCTTCAGCCCTTGATAATGAAGCCATGAGAGAAAGAGAGAGCAAGAGGGATTTTTTGATTTTCATGTTTTCTCCTTTTAATAGATTTTGGTTTCACATTCCCATGATAATCATGTTTATGAAAGTTCGCCATTTTACCATAAAATGCTTATTTTTAGCTTAAAATTTATATTTTGAAAAAAAAAAAAAACAATTTTAAGTATTTTTTACAATAAAATATTTAAGAAAGCTTAACGCTAAGAAAAGGGATTTTATCTGGTTTGAAATTGGTTTTTAAATCTTTGGTTACAATCAAGCCATTCTAATGAGAAAGAAAGGCATGTTTGAAAAGATACAAAAAGAATGGTTGAGTAACATTCAAAAAGATTTGTTGTCTGGTTTTGTGGTGGGGCTTTCTGTGATCCCAGAGACGGCCGGCTTTGCGATCATGGTGGGTTTAGATGTGGGCGTGGCGTTTTATACGACCTTTTACATGGCTTTTGTTTTGTCTTTTTTTGGGGCTAGAAAGGCGATGATTAGCGCAGCGGCCGGCTCAGTAGCGCTCATTTTAGTGGGCGTGGTTAAAAACTATGGGCTTGAATACGCGGGCGTGGCGACTCTTATGGCAGGGGTGTTGCAAATTCTTTTAGGCTATTTGAAAATAGGGAATCTTTTGAGGTTTATCCCCCAATCAGTGATGTATGGCTTTGTGAACGCGCTAGGCATTTTGCTTTTAATGGAGCAATTCAAATTCCTTCAAAACCAAAATGTAGGGGTGTTTATCTTGCTTGTTATTGGGATATTGATCATTTACCTCTTCCCCTTAATCACTAAAAAAATCCCCTCTAATCTGGTTTGTATCCTTATAGTGAGCGCGATTGCTTTAATTTTTGATACGCATGCACCGAATTTAGGGAGCATTGAGCAAGGGATTTCAGGCTTTCATCCCATCATTATCCCAAAAAATTTGGATTTTAAAATTTTGATAGAGTTGTTGCCTTACGCTCTTTCTTTAGCGCTAGTAGGCACGATAGAAAGTTTATTGACCGCCAAAACTTTAGACATGATTTTAAAAGACGGCGTGAGCGATAAAAATAAAGAAACTAAAGCGCAAGGCTTGGGGAATATCATATCAGGGCTTTTGGGGGGAATGACAGGGTGCGCTTTAGTGGGGCAGTCTATCATCAACGCAAAATCCGGGGCCAAAACAAGGCTTTCTACTTTTTTTGCCGGCTTTTCTTTAATGGTGCTAGTGCTAGTGTTTAATGAATATGTGGTTAAGATCCCCATCGTGGCGGTTGTGGCGGTGATGGTGATGATTTCTTTCACCACTTTTAATTTCCAATCCATTATTAACATTAAAAAAATCAAGCCCTATGACACGCTGAACATGCTCTTAGTCGTGGCGGTGGTTTTATACACGCATAATTTAGCGATAGGGGTTGTGGTGGGGGTGTTAGTCAATGCGTTATGGATCAAATCAAAAGGGATTGCGTGAAGTTTTGCTATAAAAAAAAGATGGGTTAAAAGTATGGCTCCAGATGTAGGATTCGAACCTACGACCAAGCGGTTAACAGCCGCCTACTCTACCGCTGAGCTAATCTGGAATTTCGCTCACAAAAAATAAAGAGAAATTTTAGTGTGTTTTTTGTAAAAAGTCAAGTAAAATGATGCCCTTATGCATTGAGAGCCAAAAAGTTGGCTTTGTCCTCATTAATAATGAGAACAAATTCAATATCAATAAGCCAAAACATAATTGAAATACACGCTATAAAGTCTTCGGTATGCTAATTTAGCGCCCATGAAAGAATAGTAATTCGTGTTGATGGTGGGGATTTTCACGCCCAATTCAACGCCATGGTGAATCCCTTGAAGCCTTAAACCGGTATTGAATAAGAATTGGAAATTGGTGTTGTTGATTTTAGCGCTGTAGATGCTAGTGGTGGTTTTTAAATTCACAAATTGCGAATTAAGCCATGTTGTGCCTGCTAGAGCGATGCCTCCAAAAATGCCAAAAGAGATTTTGCGGTTTTGATTGGATCCGCCATTGATGAAATTCAATAAAAGATCACTGCCTGCGCCATAAGTGAAAACATTAGAAGCGGAGTTAAAAAAGTTGGATTTGATATAGGCATGGTTGTAATCAAAAAAGGCATAATACCGGATCCCAAAAAATTTATTTTTCCCAAAGAATTGCTTATAGCCTAATTGCACGCCCACGCCATTCATCGCCCCGTTATTGCTTTGAGAGTTAATCAATCCCACGCTTCTAAAAGGGTTATGGCCAAACTCTTTGGTGGTAGTTTGGAATTCAGAATATTGTGTTTCGTTGAGAGAATAACTATGGCTAGATCGGCTCACCAAACTTTGAAACCCTTTAGAACCGGGCGTTTTTTGAATGGTGTTATAGATGGTTGCTAAATTGTCCCCTTTGAGGTAAGAGATCGTATTGTTAATAACGCTTGATACTTGATTAAGGTTTTTATTGAAATCAGCGTTGGTAAATGCGTTTGGTTGGTTTGGACTTTCTGGGTCAGTTCTTCGGGATTGTGCGGCGGCTTTTTTAGCACTATTTATCATGCTGTTTATGGCGTTAAATGTGTTGCCAAAAATATTGCATGCGTTCCCGCTTGCATTAATGCCCCATGGTTTGCCATTGCCTCCGTCTATTCCTGGGCATTGGCTTTGAAGGGTGCTAATAATGGTGCTAGCTTGAGTTAAAAGCTGTTCATAGTCATTATCAATGGTGAGATTATTGTTTTTATTCTCTAGGGTATTTTGGAGCGATTGAGAAATCGTATTGATTTTTTCGTATTCATTAGTGGGTAGCGAGTTATTGGCTAAATTAGAGGCTATCACTTGCCACATGGCTACCGCAGAGCTGAGCGCTGAAGACACGGCTTGATTGGCGCTATTAGGGGTCGTTTTTAATCTGTTAGCGCTCTCTTTTAGATTGTCAATCGCTTGAGCGGTGCTTGAATCGGTGTTAGAGGCCGTTTGTTTGAGCTCGTTATAGCGGGTTAAAAGATTGTTCAAATTGTCGTAAGCGTTGGAGACTTTTTGGATTTCGCCGGTGTTTTTCACCATTTGAGCGGCTTCGCCGATTTGATAGCCCACGCTCATAAAAACGCCGTCATCTTCAGCAAGGAGCGATGACGCCATAAGAGAAAGTAAAATCGTTTTTTTCATAAAATGTTCCTTAAAGTAATGTTTTATTTGCAAAATCGTATCAAATTGAAACTTTATTTACAATGCGTTTAAATTATGCCATAAATTTATTGAATCTTTAATAAAATTGAGCAAAAATTAACAAATTTTGCTTTTTTTTGGATTTAAAAAGAGGTTTTTGATGGTGAAAAATGCTTTGAGTAAATTTTAGCGCTCAAAGGAGATTGGGGCTAAAAATTTTCAAAGCGTTTTGCAAATCCTCTTTGGTGTCAATGCCCACGCTTTGGCTTTGAACGATTTTTACTGCAATCTTTTTTTGATAATACAAAGCCCTTAATTGCTCTAATTTTTCCAG contains:
- a CDS encoding Fic family protein, coding for MNYKELLEFDDYAMDLTIRMAHHSTAIENNPLSLAETISILTAEYIPREMPQRAFFEVKNYQNMLPFLLENLKKEQKIDSFFVRELHGILMNFLLPNKGTFKTTDNMILGASFETTPSFQVPMAMKEWCDNLHYKMNTLQGEEEKLKAILEQHILFERIHPFSDGNGRVGRALILYSVLEQNLVPFVITKDRKEAYIKALDTHNIESLYQLAKIFQEFELTRIQGQMVLNKNKQENDNTDDLGNNDYLENTNEYTVTPKHRR
- a CDS encoding tyrosine-type recombinase/integrase, whose amino-acid sequence is MLNNKLTKSQRELFDNLKVFLYTKVKNFTPIQDVNDMALILNTQNKVLKCNNVEQLRQLCHILYNQGIKHTIMMQGLFLFFEYFRDNLKLRSFRMLSEEQVINFLFELAQNRKPSSMAKYVMYLRQFFDYLDRKKHYNFDFALKNLAFAKTKESLPRHLNYKDLKSFLKTLLEYKPTTSFEKRNKCVLLIVILGGLRKCEVLNIELKHIQVEEQNYSILIQGKGRKERKAYIKKSLLEPSLNAWLSDDYRLKYFNGAYLFKKDKQKSQNSLTLYNFIPLIFKLAQIKHYKQYGTGLHLFRHSFATLIYQETQDLVLTSRALGHSSLLSTKIYIHTTQEHNKKVALVFDSLIDNKK
- a CDS encoding DUF3519 domain-containing protein, which encodes MKLRERLKLTFLFKKQPLYKCMRVGLNDKWDNQKLENKWVISSYEIYNSEGEPPSLLMAQLQGVGLGTPKLTEPNLTTNALKNQESYKMVFMP
- a CDS encoding sulfite exporter TauE/SafE family protein, translating into MEESTAFILALVGLFTGITAGFFGIGGGEIVVPSAIFAHFSYSHAVGISLMQMLFSSVVGSIINYKKGLLDLKEGSFAAFGGLMGAILGSFILKIIDDKILMAVFVVVVCYTFIKYAFSNNKKPEHFEEMHFDLHANNKTPDKKRPIPFVSMDRTHGVLMLAGFVTGIFSIPLGMGGGILMVPFLGYFLKYDSKKIVPLGLFFVVFASLSGVISLYNGRVLDNISVQAGVITGIGAFLGVGIGIKLIALANEKVHKILLLLIYALSILATLHKLIMG
- a CDS encoding SabA family sialic acid-binding adhesin, whose translation is MKIKKSLLLSLSLMASLSRAEDDGFYMSVGYQIGEAAQMVKNTGALQNLADKYDNLSNLLNQYNYLNSLVNLASTPSAITSAIDNLSSSAINLTSATTTSPAYQAVALALNAAVGMWQVIAFGISCGPGPNLGPEHLENGGVRSFSNTPNYSYSTNSGTTTTTCNGASNVGPNGILSSSEYQTLNTAYQTIQTALNQSQGGGMPALNGSKKMVVNINQTFTRNPTTENTYPDGDGNYYSGGFAIPIQLKFNSVNDAENLLQQAATIMQVLTTQNPHVNGGGGAWGFHGKTGSVMDIFGESFNAINEMIKNAQAVLEKTKQLNANENTQITQPENFNPYTSKDKGFAQEMLNRANAQAEILSLAQQVANNFHSIQGPIQQDLEECLAGSAGVINDKTYGSGCAFVKETLNSLEQHATYYGNQVNQEKALAQTILDFKGALNTLNNDQKAINSAISSLPNAKSLQNMTHSTQNPNSPEGLLTYSLDSNKYNQLQATTQELGKNPFRRFGMISSQTNNGAMNGIGVQMGYKQFFGKKRNWGLRYYGFFDYNHAFIKSSFFNSASDVWTYGVGMDALYNFINDKNTNFLGKNNKLSVGLFGGFALAGTSWLNSEFVNLNVVGNIYSAKMNVANFQFLFNLGLRMNLARSKKKDSDHAAQHGVELGVKIPTINTDYYSFMGAELKYRRLYSVYLNYVFAY
- a CDS encoding SulP family inorganic anion transporter, producing the protein MFEKIQKEWLSNIQKDLLSGFVVGLSVIPETAGFAIMVGLDVGVAFYTTFYMAFVLSFFGARKAMISAAAGSVALILVGVVKNYGLEYAGVATLMAGVLQILLGYLKIGNLLRFIPQSVMYGFVNALGILLLMEQFKFLQNQNVGVFILLVIGILIIYLFPLITKKIPSNLVCILIVSAIALIFDTHAPNLGSIEQGISGFHPIIIPKNLDFKILIELLPYALSLALVGTIESLLTAKTLDMILKDGVSDKNKETKAQGLGNIISGLLGGMTGCALVGQSIINAKSGAKTRLSTFFAGFSLMVLVLVFNEYVVKIPIVAVVAVMVMISFTTFNFQSIINIKKIKPYDTLNMLLVVAVVLYTHNLAIGVVVGVLVNALWIKSKGIA